GTGCGACGGCGGCTGGGCCCGGAGGGAATAGTTATACTTTGAGTTTTATGTAGTCCACCAGCCGCGAGAAGATACCGCCCTGATTAACCGGCTGCAGCGCCACCAGCGGCAGCGTTTCCAGCAGTTTACCATCGTCGCTGATGCGCACTTCGCCGATGGTCTGGCCCGCCTTGAGCGGCGCTTCCAGACGTTTGCCGTTCAGCACGTACTGCGCTTTAAGCTTCTGCACTTCGCCCTTCGGCAGACTGAGCGCGTGATCCTGCTGAACGCCGACCTGTACCTGCGACTTATCGCCGTACCAGACCGTCTCATTGCCCAGCGCGGCGCCGGCCTTGAACACCTGTACCGTGTCAAAGTCGCGCAGTCCCCAGGTCAGCAGTTTACGCGCCTGCTCTTCACGCCCTTTCGAACTTTTGCCGCCCATCACCACGGCAATCATACGGCGGTTGCCTTCGGTGGCGGAGGCAATAATGTTAAAGCCCGCCGACGCCGTATGGCCGGTTTTCAGGCCATCGACGTGCAACGTTTTATCCCACAGCAGGCCGTTGCGGTTCTGCTGCGTGATGCCGTTCCAGGTCAGCGATTTTTCGCTGTACATGTGATACTCCTCCGGCTCGCTCAGAATGATCGCCCGCGATATCTGCGCCAGGTCTCCGGCGGTGGTGAACTGCCCCGGCGCATCCAGGCCGTGCACCGTTTCAAAGTGGGTGTTTTTCAGCCCGAGCTGCGCCGCTTTCTGGTTCATCAGCTGTACAAAGGCCGCCTGGCTGCCGGCCACGTAGTCGGCCATCGCCACGCAGGCGTCATTGCCGGAGTCAATGATAATGCCGCGGCTGAGATCGCGCACCGTGACCCTGTCACCTGGTTTTAAGAACATCAGCGAGGAGCCTTTAAATACCGGGTTGCCGGCGCCCCAGGCGTCCTGGCCAACCGTCACTACGTCATCCAGGCTGATTTTATGCTGGTCCAGGGCGTGGTCGACCACCAGTCCGGTCATCAGTTTGGTCAGGCTGGCGGGATTACGTCGCTCGTCGGCATGATCCTGCGCCAGAATCTGGCCGGTGACCGAATCCATCAATACATACGAAGCCGCATCGATTGGCGGCGGGGTCAGCGCGGGCGCTGCCGCCGCCTGGGCTGCCAGCGGCAGTAACATTCCACATATAACGGCCAATACACTAGGCTTCACAAATATATCCTCTTCATATCATTCTATTTTAAGCGGGCTAGACTGCACCAAACGACGCGGCAGCGGAATCGCCAGTCTTTTACAGCAGATAACAGAGTGCAACCATTTGTATGCGTTCCCCCTGCCCGGTAATAAACCTTGCCAACCCGCCGGCGGCGGCGTCACGTTTTGGCGAAGAAACAGGCATGACGGCCGCGAAATCCATTCCGGTTGTTATCAGACGTTGCCAGATGTTACCGCCGGCCACACGTATCCGGTAAGACAGGGTATACTCGGCACAGCGCCATACACGAAGCATCAAGGAGAAAAATTATGCCTCTGAACGAATTATTAAACCTGCCGGGCGTCGCCGCCCAGCCGGAAAGCGTTACCGACGGTTATGTGTTTAACCACACCATGATCCGCGTAAAAGATCTGACCAAGGCGCTGGACTTCTATACCCGCGTACTGGGCTTTACGCCGGTATATAAAGAAGACTTCGCCGAGGCGGCGTTTACCATCGTGTATCTGGCCCGCGTGCCGCGCGACCAGATCCCGCAGGACGACGTGCAGCGCAAGCAGTGGGCGCTGAGCCAGCCGGGCATCCTGGAGCTGACGCACAACCACGGCACGGAAAACCAGCCGGATTTCCAGTACCATAACGGCAATAGCGAACCGCGAGGCTTCGGCCACCTGTGCGTCACCGTGCCGGACGTCCGCGCCGCCTGTGAACGCTTCGAACAGATGGGCGTCACCTTCCAGAAGCGCCTGCACGAAGGGCGCATGAACTACGTGGCGTTTATCAAGGATCCGGACGATTACTGGATTGAGATCCTGCAGCCGACGCCGCTGCAGGCGTAATCGCCCCGCCGTCCCGGCCGCTCGCCGGGACGCTTTTCCCCCTCCCGCCCGCAGAATGACCGAAAATAGTCCGCCTCGCCGGGAAAAGCGTGACGTCAGGCTTGCCCGCAGCGGGTGATTCGCGTAAAACTGTCAGCCGCAAATCTTGCCACTCACAACCCATTCACTGGACGATATGTTTCAAGATAACCCGCTGCTGGCGCAGCTTAAACAGCAACTTCACTCTCAGACCCCACGCGTTGAAGGCGTAGTGAAAGGGACTGAGAAAGGCTTTGGCTTTCTTGAGGTAGACGGTCAAAAGAGCTATTTCATCCCACCGCCGCACATGAAAAAAGTCATGCACGGGGATCGCATCGTCGCCACGCTGCATACGGAGAAAGAGCGCGAAATCGCGGAGCCGGACTCGCTGGTCGAGCCGTTCCTGACGCGCTTTGTCGGCCGGGTGCAGAAAAAAGACGATCGCCTGTCTATCGTGCCGGACCATCCGTTGCTGAAAGACGCCATCCAGTGCCGCCCCGCGCGCGGCCTGAGCCACGACTTCCAGGCCGGTGACTGGGCGGTGGCCGAGATGCGTCGTCACCCGCTCAAGGGCGACCGCACGTTTTACGCCGAACTGACGCAGTACATCACCCACGCCGATGACCACTTCGTGCCGTGGTGGGTGACGCTGGCGCGCCACAATCTGGAGAAAGAAGCGCCGGAGATGGCGGAAACCCACGCGCCGAGCGACGCTCTGCAGCGTGCAGATCTGACCGCGCTGGATTTTGTCACCATCGACAGCGCCAGCACCGAAGATATGGACGACGCCCTGCTGGTGCAGGAGAACGCCGACGGTACGCTGCAGCTGACCATCGCCATCGCCGATCCGACCGCCTTCGTCGATGAAGGCAGCGCGCTGGACGACATCGCCCGCGTGCGCGCCTTTACCAACTACCTGCCGGGCTTCAATATCCCGATGCTGCCGCGCGACCTGTCCGACAACCTGTGCTCGCTGCGCGCCAATGAGCGCCGTCCGGTGCTGGCCTGCCGCGTCACCATCGCCGCCGACGGCGCCCTCGGCGACGATATTCACTTCTTCGCCGCCGAGATCGAATCAAAAGCCAAGCTGGTGTACGACGAAGTTTCCGACTGGCTGGAAGGCAACGGCGACTGGCAGCCGCCAAGCGACGCCATCGCCCAGCAGATCACCCTGCTTCAGCGCGTCTGCGCCGCACGCAGCGCCTGGCGTCACCAGCATGCGCTGGTATTCAAGGATCGACCGGATTACCGCTTCGTGCTGGGCGAGCAAGGCGAGGTGCTGGATATCATCACCGAGCATCGCCGCATCGCCAACCGCATCGTTGAAGAGTGCATGATCGCCGCCAACGTCTGCGCCGCCCTCGTGCTGCGCGACCGTCTGGGCTTCGGCATCTACAACGTGCATAACGGCTTCGACCCGGCGCTGGTTGAACAGGCCGTCACCGTGCTGCAGGCCAACGGCGTTGAAGCCGACGCCGAGAAGCTGCTGACGCTGGACGGGTTCTGCGAACTGCGACGCCATCTGGACGCTCAGCCGACCCAGTTCCTCGACAGCCGCATCCGCCGTTTCCAGACCTTTGCGGAAATCAGCACCGAACCCGGCCCGCACTTTGGCCTGGGGCTGGAAGCCTACGCCACCTGGACCTCACCGATCCGTAAATACGGCGATATGGTCAACCACCGCCTGCTGAAAGCGATCATCAGCGAACAGCCGGCGGAGAAACCGCAGGACGCCATGACGCTGCAGCTGGCGGAGCGCCGTCGCGCCAACCGCATGGCAGAGCGCGACGTCGGCGACTGGCTGTACGCCCGCTTCCTGCAGGACAAAGCCGGTACCGATACCCGTTTCAATGCGGAGATCATCGATGTGACGCGTGGCGGCCTGCGCGTACGCCTGCTGGATAACGGCGCCGTCGCCTTTATCCCGGCGCCATTTATCCATGCGGTGCGCGATGAGCTGGTGTGCAGCCAGGATACCGGCACCGTGCAGGTGAAAGGCGAAGTGGTTTACCGCCAGAGCGATACGCTGCAGGTCAACATCGCGGAAGTGCGCATGGAAACCCGCAACGTGATCGCCAAACCGGCGGCGTAACCCCGCTCTCCCCACGTTGGGAGGCCGACACTACCGAGGCCGGGCTGACTGCCCGGCCTTTTTATTGGCAGTATCTGCCGATAGCGCCGCGCTTTCGCATTATCTCATCACATTGTTTTTACAATAAAACAATACTAGCCTCACATTTCTTCGCCGCCCGGCTTCTCTTCCCGCCTAAAACTCCTATTTTTAAGCTGTTACACATTATTCATAACAACATCTCTGTTCATCTCTCTGCACACCAAGGAGTTGTTTACCATGAAGAACGTCAAGTCCGGAATTATCTGGCTGGTGGTGGCGTTGGTCGGAGCCGGCGCGTTTGCCATGCTGGCGCTCAGCCGCGGCGAACACGTCAATGCAGTCTGGCTGGTGGTGGCGTCCGTCGCCTGTTACAGCATCGCCTATCGCTTCTACAGCCTGTTTATCGCCAAAAAGGTGTTTGAACTGGATGACCGCCGGCTGACGCCCGCCGAACGGCACAATGACGGCCTGGATTACGTGCCCACCAACAAGTGGGTGCTGTTCGGCCACCACTTTGCCGCCATCGCCGGCGCCGGCCCGCTGGTGGGGCCGATACTGGCCGCACAGATGGGCTTCCTGCCCGGCACCATCTGGATCCTGATCGGCGTGATGCTGGCCGGCGCGGTGCAGGATTTTCTGGTGCTGTTTATCTCGACCCGTCGCGACGGCCGTTCGCTGGGGGAAATGGCCAAACAGGAACTGGGGGCCTTCGCCGGGGTGATAACCATGCTCGGGGCGCTGGGCGTGATGATTATTATCCTGTCGGCGCTGGCGCTGGTGGTGGTCAAAGCGCTGGCGGACAGCCCGTGGGGGCTGTTCACCATCGCCGCGACCATTCCTATCGCGCTGTTTATGGGCATTTACATGCGCTTTATTCGCCCCGGTAAAATCGCCGAAATCTCGCTGATCGGCTTTGTACTGATGCTGCTGGCGATTATCTACGGCGGCAACGTGGCGCAGCACCCTTACTGGGGGCCGTTCTTTACCCTGCACGGCACCACGCTGACCTGGGTGCTGGTGATTTACGGCTTTGTCGCGTCGGTGCTGCCGGTCTGGCTGCTGCTGGCGCCGCGCGACTACCTGTCGACCTTTATGAAGATCGGCGTCATTATCGGTTTGGCGGTGGGTATCGTGTTCGCCATGCCGGAGCTGAAAATGCCGGCGGTATCGCGCTTTATTGACGGCAGCGGCCCGGTGTTCTCCGGCGCGCTGTTCCCGTTCCTGTTTATCACCATCGCCTGCGGCGCCATTTCCGGCTTCCATGCGCTGGTATCCAGCGGCACCACGCCGAAACTGGTGGAGCGCGAAAGCCACATGCGCTTTATCGGCTACGGTGCGATGCTGATGGAGTCCTTTGTCGCCATTATGGCTCTGATCTGCGCCTCGGTGCTGGACCCCGGCGTCTACTTCGCCATGAACTCACCGGCGGCGCTGATCGGCACCACGGTGGAAAACGCGTCTCAGGTGATCAACGGCTGGGGCTTTGTGGTAACGCCGGAAACGCTGTCGCTGATCGCCCGGGAAGTGGGCGAAAACTCGGTGCTGTCGCGCGCCGGCGGCGCGCCGACCTTTGCCGTCGGCATGGCGCATATTATCAGCGAGGTGTTCAACAGCCGCGCGATGATGGCCTTCTGGTACCACTTCGCCATTCTGTTCGAGGCGCTGTTTATTCTGACCGCCGTCGACGCCGGCACCCGCGCCTGCCGCTTTATGGTGCAGGATCTGGTGGGCGTGGCGGTTCCGCGTCTGGCGAATAACCGCTCCTGGTTCGGCAACCTGGCCGGCACCACCGTAGCGGTGGCCGGCTGGGGGTTCTTCGTCTATCAGGGGGTGATCGACCCGCTCGGCGGCATCAACACCCTGTGGCCGCTGTTCGGCATCGGCAACCAGATGCTGGCCTCGATGGCGCTGATCCTCGGCACCGTGGTGCTGTTCAAAATGAAGAAGCAGCGCTACGCCTGGGTCACCATCGTGCCCACCGTCTGGCTGTTCGTCACTTCGATGACCGCCGGCTGGCAGAAGATTTTCCATGAAAAGCCAAGCATCGGCTTCCTGGCGCAGGCAAACAAGTTCTCTGCCGGCATCGAGCACGGCGAGATTATCGCACCGGCCAAGACGCTGCAGGATATGCAGACCATCGTGTTCAGCAACCAGATTAACGCCGCGCTCTGCGGGTTCTTTATGCTGGTTGCCGTCACCATGCTGATTTCGGCCTTCTTCGTGATCCGCCGCGCGCTGCGCTCCAATACGCCGACGGTGCAGGAAAGCCCGGTAACGCTGCGGGAGGAGAGCCGCCAGGCCTGAAGCCTGCAGCAGAGACCGTTTCCGTAACGGAATAAGCATTGCCGTCGACGCACGGCAATGCTTTCCCCCTCAACACCGCACGCATGGGGATGACGGCGTGGGCATTACCCGCTACTCTATGCCGCAGTTTGCCTTAACCCGTTATCCAGGAAGCCGTTTATGTCCCACGCTGAATACAATCGCATTGGCGGTTGGCTGTTGGCCCCCATGGCCTATCTGATCGTCACCCTGCTCAGCGCCACCCTGATGCTGGCGCTGTACGCGATGGCGATTATCACCCCGGAGTCGCGCGAATATCTGCTGACCAACGCGCAGGCCTTCACGCTGCAGTGGTACTTTTCCGTGCTGACAACGCTGGCAATGTGGGTCTTTACCCTGTGGCTGCTGTGGCTGTTCTGCCACCGTTCGCACCGCTTTCCCAAACTGTTTCTGGTGTGGCTGCTGATCACCGTGCTGCTGGCGATCAAATCCTTCGCCTTCGCGCCGATTCCCGACGAAGTGGCGGTGCGCAGCCTGGGCTGGCCGCTGCTGATGGCGGCGATTTTTGTCCCTTATCTGCGTCGCTCGCAGCGGGTGAAACAGACTTTTACCGAATAATTTCAGCAGGAAACGCACGATTCGAACGGTAATTCGTGCGTTTTTTGACCAAAACAGAACGAAAAGGTATGATCCCTGCGATTCATAGGTTGTCGTTCTACCGCTGATTTCCGATAATAAGCGGCTTTTCTTTTTTTAGGCGTTGCAATGACCGAATACCTGCTTCTTTTTGTCGGCACCGTGCTGGTGAACAACTTTGTCCTGGTGAAGTTTCTTGGCCTCTGCCCGTTTATGGGCGTCTCCAAGAAGCTGGAGAGCGCCATCGGCATGGGCATGGCGACCACCTTTGTAATGACCATGGCGTCTATCAGCTCCTGGGTGATCAACACCTTTATTCTGGTGCCGCTCGATCTGATTTACCTGCGGACGCTGGCGTTTATCCTGGTAATCGCCGTGGTGGTGCAGTTCACCGAAATGGTGGTGCGTAAAACCAGCCCGGCGCTGTACCGTCTGTTAGGCATCTTCCTGCCGCTGATTACCACCAACTGCGCGGTGCTCGGCGTGGCGCTGCTCAATATCAACCTGGGCTACAACTTCCTGCAGTCCGCCGTCTACGGCTTTAGCGCCGCGGCGGGCTTTTCGCTGGTGATGGTGCTGTTCGCCGCCATCCGTGAACGTCTGGCGGTTGCCGATGTACCTGCGCCGTTCCGCGGTTCGTCCATCGCGTTGATCACCGCCGGGCTGATGTCTCTGGCCTTTATGGGCTTTACCGGTCTGGTGAAATTCTAATGAGCGCGTTGTGGATTGCCGTTGCGGCATTAAGCGCCCTCGGGCTGCTGTTTGGCGTGGTGCTCGGTTTTGCCGCGCGCCGTTTTGAGGTGGAAGAAGACCCGGTTGCCGAGCAGATCGATGAGATCCTGCCGCAGAGCCAGTGCGGCCAGTGCGGTTATCCCGGCTGCCGCCCCTACGCCGAGGCGGTCGCCAACGGCGAGATGATCAACAAATGCGCTCCGGGCGGCGAGCAGGTTATGCTGAAACTGGCCGAACTGCTCAACGTCGAGCCTCAGCCGCTGGACGGCGGTGAGGAAGTCGCCCAGCCGGTGCGTAAAGTGGCGTTTATCGATGAAGCCAACTGCATCGGCTGCACCAAATGTATTCAGGCCTGCCCGGTAGACGCCATCGTCGGCGCCACCCGCGCCATGCACACCGTTATTGCCGATCAGTGCACCGGCTGCGATCTGTGCGTCGCGCCGTGCCCGACCGACTGTATTGAAATGATCCCGGTCGCCGCCACCACCGCCAATTGGAAATGGGATATGAAGACCATCCCGGTGCAAGTCATTCACGTGGAGCAACATGTTTAATCTGTTCACCGCCTTTAAAAAAGATCGCATTTGGGATTTCGACGGCGGGATCCATCCACCTGAAATGAAGACGCAGTCCAGCGGCGCGCCGCTGCGCACGGCACCGCTGCCCGACACCTTTATCATCCCGCTGCAGCAGCACCTGGGGCCGGAAGGCGAACTGCTGGTGCAGGCCGGCGACAGCGTACTGAAAGGCCAGCCGCTGACCATGGGCCGCGGCCGTACCCTGCCGGTACATGCCCCCACCTCCGGCACGGTGATCGCCATCAAACCGCATATCACCGCCCACCCGTCCGGGCTGGCCGAACTGTGCGTGATTATCCGTCCTGACGGCGAAGACCGCTGGTGTGAACGTCAGCCGGCGGCCGACTATCGCCAGTTGGACGCCGACGAGCTGCTCCGGCGCATCCATCAGGCCGGTATCGCCGGCCTGGGCGGCGCTGGTTTCCCGACCGCCAGCAAACTGCAGGGCGGCGCCCACGGAGTCGAAACGCTGATCCTCAACGCCGCCGAGTGCGAGCCTTATATAACCGCCGACGACCGCCTGATGCGCGAGTGCGCGGAAGAAATTCTGCAGGGCACCGATATCCTGCGTCATCTGCTGCAGCCTAAAACCACGCTGATCGGCATCGAAGACAATAAACCGGAGGCCATCGCCGCCCTTAAAGAAGCGCTGCGCGCGCATCCGGGCATTGGTCTGCGGGTGATCCCGACCAAATACCCTTCCGGCGGCGCCAAGCAGCTGACCAAGATTCTGACCGGCAAAGAAGTGCCGCATGGCAAACACTCTTCCGCCATCGGCGTGCTGATGCAGAACGTCGGCACCGCCTTCGCCATTAAACGCGCCATCGTCGACGGCGAACCGTTAATCGAACGCGTTGTGACGCTGACCGGCGAGGCGCTGAGTCAGCCGGGTAACCTGTGGGCGCGCATCGGCACCCCGGTGGAGCATCTGCTGAAATTCGCCGGTTTCCGGCCGCAAAGCCAGCAGATGGTGGTGATGGGCGGCCCGCTGATGGGATTCACCCTGCCCGCGCTCAACGTGCCGATCGTGAAAATCAGCAACTGCCTGCTGGCGCCGACCGTGGATGAGATGGCGCCGCAGGAGCCGGAACAGTCCTGTATCCGCTGCGGGCTGTGCGTCGACGCCTGCCCGGCCGGGCTGCTGCCACAGCAGCTGTACTGGTTCAGTCGCGGCCAGGAGCACGACAAGGCGCGCCAGCATAATCTGTTTGACTGTATCGAGTGCGGGGCCTGCGCCTATGTGTGCCCGAGCAATATCCCGCTGGTGCAGTATTACCGCCAGGAAAAGGCGGAAATCAAGGCGATCGATCAGGAAGCGGCGCGCGCCGCCGAAGCCAAAGCACGCTACGAAGCCAAACAGGCGCGTATGGAACGTGAGAAACTGGCGCGTGAAGAGCGCCACAAGAAGGCGGCGGTCAAGTTGACCGATAACGACCAAAGCGCCGTTCAGGCGGCGCTGGCGCGCGTACGCAGTAAAAACGATGCGGCGACCGGTGAAGTACAACCGGGCGCTACGCCGGATAACAGCGCCGCCATCGCCGCCCGCGAGGCGCGCAAAGCGCAGGCGCGGGAACGCAAAGCGCAGCAGCCGACGGTTGACGTGCCTGCGGTTGACGCCGCTGAGACTGACGATCCGCGTAAAGCTGCCGTTGCCGCCGCGTTGGCGCGGGTAAAAGCCAAGAAAGCCGCCCAGCAGGCCGACGATGCACCGGCTGAAACCCCGGCGCCTGCCGCAGCGGACAGCGATGCCGACGATCCGCGCAAGGCCGCCGTTGCTGCCGCTATCGCCCGCGCCAAAGCCAAGAAAGCCGCCCAGCAGGCCGACGATGCACCGGCTGAAACCACGGCGCCTGCCGCAGCGGACAGCGATGCCGATCCGCGCAAGGCCGCCGTTGCCGCCGCTATCGCCCGCGCCAAAGCCAAGAAGGCTGCACAGCAGGCCGACAGCGCGCCGGCTGAACCCCCGGCGCCTGCCGCAGCGGACAGCGATGCCGATCCGCGCAAAGCCGCCGTTGCCGCCGCTATCGCCCGCGTCAAGGCCAAGAAAGCCGCCCAGCAACCGGACGTCGCACCGGCTGAAACGCCGGCACCTGCCTCGGCGGATGACGCCGATCCGCGCAAGGCCGCCGTCGCTGCCGCCATCGCCCGTGTGAAGGCCAAAAAAGCCGCTCAGCAGGCAGAAACGGAAAAACAGTCCTGACCAAAACGCCTCGCGTAGCGCGAGGCGTTTTTACTTCGTCGCATACACAAGATAAAGTGTAGAGAAAAGATCGTGAAGGTGCGGGGTTCCCCACGCGGCGTACGCAACCCTGAGTAAACGGATTGCCAGCCGGCGTGTGAAATTAGTCGATAGAAATCAGGTAGGTATAGTCAACGTCAATCTGACGCAGTTTAGCATCCATTTGCCATTCGTTAATCTCGATAATCTC
The nucleotide sequence above comes from Serratia rhizosphaerae. Encoded proteins:
- the dacD gene encoding serine-type D-Ala-D-Ala carboxypeptidase DacD, with protein sequence MKPSVLAVICGMLLPLAAQAAAAPALTPPPIDAASYVLMDSVTGQILAQDHADERRNPASLTKLMTGLVVDHALDQHKISLDDVVTVGQDAWGAGNPVFKGSSLMFLKPGDRVTVRDLSRGIIIDSGNDACVAMADYVAGSQAAFVQLMNQKAAQLGLKNTHFETVHGLDAPGQFTTAGDLAQISRAIILSEPEEYHMYSEKSLTWNGITQQNRNGLLWDKTLHVDGLKTGHTASAGFNIIASATEGNRRMIAVVMGGKSSKGREEQARKLLTWGLRDFDTVQVFKAGAALGNETVWYGDKSQVQVGVQQDHALSLPKGEVQKLKAQYVLNGKRLEAPLKAGQTIGEVRISDDGKLLETLPLVALQPVNQGGIFSRLVDYIKLKV
- the gloA gene encoding lactoylglutathione lyase, which codes for MPLNELLNLPGVAAQPESVTDGYVFNHTMIRVKDLTKALDFYTRVLGFTPVYKEDFAEAAFTIVYLARVPRDQIPQDDVQRKQWALSQPGILELTHNHGTENQPDFQYHNGNSEPRGFGHLCVTVPDVRAACERFEQMGVTFQKRLHEGRMNYVAFIKDPDDYWIEILQPTPLQA
- a CDS encoding exoribonuclease II — encoded protein: MFQDNPLLAQLKQQLHSQTPRVEGVVKGTEKGFGFLEVDGQKSYFIPPPHMKKVMHGDRIVATLHTEKEREIAEPDSLVEPFLTRFVGRVQKKDDRLSIVPDHPLLKDAIQCRPARGLSHDFQAGDWAVAEMRRHPLKGDRTFYAELTQYITHADDHFVPWWVTLARHNLEKEAPEMAETHAPSDALQRADLTALDFVTIDSASTEDMDDALLVQENADGTLQLTIAIADPTAFVDEGSALDDIARVRAFTNYLPGFNIPMLPRDLSDNLCSLRANERRPVLACRVTIAADGALGDDIHFFAAEIESKAKLVYDEVSDWLEGNGDWQPPSDAIAQQITLLQRVCAARSAWRHQHALVFKDRPDYRFVLGEQGEVLDIITEHRRIANRIVEECMIAANVCAALVLRDRLGFGIYNVHNGFDPALVEQAVTVLQANGVEADAEKLLTLDGFCELRRHLDAQPTQFLDSRIRRFQTFAEISTEPGPHFGLGLEAYATWTSPIRKYGDMVNHRLLKAIISEQPAEKPQDAMTLQLAERRRANRMAERDVGDWLYARFLQDKAGTDTRFNAEIIDVTRGGLRVRLLDNGAVAFIPAPFIHAVRDELVCSQDTGTVQVKGEVVYRQSDTLQVNIAEVRMETRNVIAKPAA
- a CDS encoding carbon starvation CstA family protein, which produces MKNVKSGIIWLVVALVGAGAFAMLALSRGEHVNAVWLVVASVACYSIAYRFYSLFIAKKVFELDDRRLTPAERHNDGLDYVPTNKWVLFGHHFAAIAGAGPLVGPILAAQMGFLPGTIWILIGVMLAGAVQDFLVLFISTRRDGRSLGEMAKQELGAFAGVITMLGALGVMIIILSALALVVVKALADSPWGLFTIAATIPIALFMGIYMRFIRPGKIAEISLIGFVLMLLAIIYGGNVAQHPYWGPFFTLHGTTLTWVLVIYGFVASVLPVWLLLAPRDYLSTFMKIGVIIGLAVGIVFAMPELKMPAVSRFIDGSGPVFSGALFPFLFITIACGAISGFHALVSSGTTPKLVERESHMRFIGYGAMLMESFVAIMALICASVLDPGVYFAMNSPAALIGTTVENASQVINGWGFVVTPETLSLIAREVGENSVLSRAGGAPTFAVGMAHIISEVFNSRAMMAFWYHFAILFEALFILTAVDAGTRACRFMVQDLVGVAVPRLANNRSWFGNLAGTTVAVAGWGFFVYQGVIDPLGGINTLWPLFGIGNQMLASMALILGTVVLFKMKKQRYAWVTIVPTVWLFVTSMTAGWQKIFHEKPSIGFLAQANKFSAGIEHGEIIAPAKTLQDMQTIVFSNQINAALCGFFMLVAVTMLISAFFVIRRALRSNTPTVQESPVTLREESRQA
- a CDS encoding DUF2569 domain-containing protein, whose amino-acid sequence is MSHAEYNRIGGWLLAPMAYLIVTLLSATLMLALYAMAIITPESREYLLTNAQAFTLQWYFSVLTTLAMWVFTLWLLWLFCHRSHRFPKLFLVWLLITVLLAIKSFAFAPIPDEVAVRSLGWPLLMAAIFVPYLRRSQRVKQTFTE
- the rsxA gene encoding electron transport complex subunit RsxA; protein product: MTEYLLLFVGTVLVNNFVLVKFLGLCPFMGVSKKLESAIGMGMATTFVMTMASISSWVINTFILVPLDLIYLRTLAFILVIAVVVQFTEMVVRKTSPALYRLLGIFLPLITTNCAVLGVALLNINLGYNFLQSAVYGFSAAAGFSLVMVLFAAIRERLAVADVPAPFRGSSIALITAGLMSLAFMGFTGLVKF
- the rsxB gene encoding electron transport complex subunit RsxB, yielding MSALWIAVAALSALGLLFGVVLGFAARRFEVEEDPVAEQIDEILPQSQCGQCGYPGCRPYAEAVANGEMINKCAPGGEQVMLKLAELLNVEPQPLDGGEEVAQPVRKVAFIDEANCIGCTKCIQACPVDAIVGATRAMHTVIADQCTGCDLCVAPCPTDCIEMIPVAATTANWKWDMKTIPVQVIHVEQHV
- the rsxC gene encoding electron transport complex subunit RsxC, producing MFNLFTAFKKDRIWDFDGGIHPPEMKTQSSGAPLRTAPLPDTFIIPLQQHLGPEGELLVQAGDSVLKGQPLTMGRGRTLPVHAPTSGTVIAIKPHITAHPSGLAELCVIIRPDGEDRWCERQPAADYRQLDADELLRRIHQAGIAGLGGAGFPTASKLQGGAHGVETLILNAAECEPYITADDRLMRECAEEILQGTDILRHLLQPKTTLIGIEDNKPEAIAALKEALRAHPGIGLRVIPTKYPSGGAKQLTKILTGKEVPHGKHSSAIGVLMQNVGTAFAIKRAIVDGEPLIERVVTLTGEALSQPGNLWARIGTPVEHLLKFAGFRPQSQQMVVMGGPLMGFTLPALNVPIVKISNCLLAPTVDEMAPQEPEQSCIRCGLCVDACPAGLLPQQLYWFSRGQEHDKARQHNLFDCIECGACAYVCPSNIPLVQYYRQEKAEIKAIDQEAARAAEAKARYEAKQARMEREKLAREERHKKAAVKLTDNDQSAVQAALARVRSKNDAATGEVQPGATPDNSAAIAAREARKAQARERKAQQPTVDVPAVDAAETDDPRKAAVAAALARVKAKKAAQQADDAPAETPAPAAADSDADDPRKAAVAAAIARAKAKKAAQQADDAPAETTAPAAADSDADPRKAAVAAAIARAKAKKAAQQADSAPAEPPAPAAADSDADPRKAAVAAAIARVKAKKAAQQPDVAPAETPAPASADDADPRKAAVAAAIARVKAKKAAQQAETEKQS